CTGTGTCGGCGCGGCGAAATGCGCGACCAGCTGGCTGCACGATTACCTGGGGTCGCGCCCCGAAGTGACGGTTTCCCCCCTGAAGGAACTGCACTTCTTTGACAGCAAGTTTCCCGAACATGCCCTGGGAGATGCCGATGGCCTTGCCCTGGCGCGCCTGTCCTTTCAGTTGGGCCAGGCCGGCGATGCGGTCGCTAATCTCAGGCATCGCGCCATTTTTCAGGCCAGCCTCGACCGCGCCCAGATGATTTATGACGACAATGCCTATTTCGGGCATTTTGCCCGGTTATGTGGGCCGCAAACGCGCTGTTTCTGTGATCTGACGCCCTCTTACAGCGCCATCGGGGCCGAAGGGTTCGCCTATATGAAACGGTTCTGCGCAAGTCAGGATATCGAGGTGAAGATCCTCTTTCTCATGCGTGATCCGGTCCGGCGCTTCTGGTCGCAGTTGCGCCACCTGCAACAGATGAACCCGGTCAACGATGTTGCCAGCAAATGGCGGCACGCGCTGACGGCGCCCGCACTGCTGGCAAGGGCCGATTATCGCGGCATCGTTCTGGCGCTGGAGCAGGTGTTCCCTTCGGCGAACCTGCTCTGCCTGTTCTATGAATCCCTGTTCGAGGGCGACGACGCGATCCGGCGCCTGTGCCGCTTCATCGGGATACCCTTTGCGCCCGCCGCGACCGGTCAGCGACACAACGAGACCACTGTCAGGTTGCCCCTTTCAGACGATGCCCGAGACGCCTTTCGTCATCTTCTGGCCCCGCAATACGATTTCTGCCGCGAGCGCTTCGGGCGCTCCATACCCGGGTCGTGGCTGGCCTGACGTCCCGGGGGGTCGATGCTCGACTCTGTGGGGCGTTTTTGCTATCATGCCGCCACTTTTCTGAATTTTGTGACCTGTTTCGGTGCCATCGAAGACAGCCGGGTG
This Ruegeria pomeroyi DSS-3 DNA region includes the following protein-coding sequences:
- a CDS encoding sulfotransferase — translated: MTVAIPDLRVCANLTGKTLLICVGAAKCATSWLHDYLGSRPEVTVSPLKELHFFDSKFPEHALGDADGLALARLSFQLGQAGDAVANLRHRAIFQASLDRAQMIYDDNAYFGHFARLCGPQTRCFCDLTPSYSAIGAEGFAYMKRFCASQDIEVKILFLMRDPVRRFWSQLRHLQQMNPVNDVASKWRHALTAPALLARADYRGIVLALEQVFPSANLLCLFYESLFEGDDAIRRLCRFIGIPFAPAATGQRHNETTVRLPLSDDARDAFRHLLAPQYDFCRERFGRSIPGSWLA